A DNA window from Leptolyngbya sp. KIOST-1 contains the following coding sequences:
- a CDS encoding DUF4278 domain-containing protein — protein MKLCYRGVDYDYNPPSLEVRESELTGHYRGRPLRFSYVRHLPVTQPIGNYTYRGVSYSTNCHGQIQPPVAVPQRQPVFQAGHGTASRGLQARRHLLREAAEAHRVNIQRSIQHRIEVARIQGNDQLLRQLEDELHQTA, from the coding sequence ATGAAACTTTGCTATCGCGGCGTAGATTACGATTACAACCCGCCTTCGCTGGAAGTGCGTGAGAGTGAGCTCACCGGCCACTACCGGGGGCGTCCCCTGAGATTTTCCTACGTCAGGCATTTGCCTGTAACTCAGCCCATCGGCAACTACACCTACCGCGGGGTGAGCTACAGCACCAACTGCCACGGCCAAATCCAGCCCCCTGTCGCTGTACCTCAACGGCAGCCTGTGTTTCAGGCCGGGCACGGAACAGCCAGCAGAGGGTTACAGGCCCGGCGGCACCTGCTGCGGGAAGCCGCAGAAGCCCATCGCGTCAATATTCAGCGATCGATTCAGCATCGCATCGAGGTGGCGCGGATCCAGGGGAATGACCAGCTTTTGCGGCAGCTTGAGGACGAGCTGCATCAGACGGCCTAA
- a CDS encoding PhoH family protein yields the protein MSSPLQIELSSPEGALALAGYRDENLKLLANQTGASLVLRGQELFVSGTENGIALAQRLVRALEPLWSQGQSVTSADIMTARQALDTDRVDELQAIHQDVVARTRRGEVIRAKTFRQKRYVKALRKSDMVFCVGPAGTGKTFLATLVGVQALLNNEFERLILTRPAVEAGERLGFLPGDLQQKVNPYLRPLYDALHELVDPEKIANLMERGIIEVAPLAYMRGRTLNNAFVIMDEAQNTTPGQMKMVLTRLGFKSRMVVTGDITQTDLPSDQTSGLAIAQTILSGVDGIAFCQLNQADVVRHPLVQRIVAAYETYEAKPRRGTRP from the coding sequence ATGTCCTCACCCCTACAAATTGAATTGTCCAGCCCGGAGGGTGCTCTGGCCCTGGCTGGTTATCGGGACGAAAACCTCAAACTCCTGGCCAATCAGACTGGAGCCTCTCTAGTCCTGCGCGGCCAGGAGTTGTTCGTTTCGGGCACAGAAAACGGAATCGCCCTGGCCCAGCGGCTGGTGCGAGCCCTCGAACCCCTGTGGAGTCAGGGGCAGTCGGTGACCAGTGCCGACATCATGACCGCCCGTCAGGCGCTCGACACCGATCGCGTCGACGAACTCCAGGCTATTCACCAGGACGTTGTGGCCCGTACTCGTCGGGGCGAGGTAATCCGGGCCAAAACTTTTCGCCAAAAGCGCTACGTCAAGGCGCTGCGGAAAAGCGACATGGTGTTTTGCGTGGGGCCAGCGGGTACCGGCAAAACCTTTCTGGCTACCCTGGTAGGGGTACAGGCCCTGCTCAACAACGAGTTTGAGCGGCTGATTCTCACCCGTCCCGCGGTGGAAGCGGGGGAACGACTGGGCTTTTTGCCCGGCGATTTGCAGCAGAAGGTCAACCCCTACCTGCGCCCCCTCTACGACGCCCTCCACGAACTGGTGGACCCCGAAAAAATCGCCAACCTGATGGAGCGGGGCATTATTGAAGTGGCTCCGCTGGCCTACATGCGGGGCCGTACTCTCAACAACGCCTTTGTGATCATGGACGAGGCCCAGAACACCACCCCGGGGCAGATGAAGATGGTGCTGACCCGGCTGGGCTTTAAGTCGCGCATGGTGGTGACGGGCGACATCACCCAGACGGATTTGCCCAGCGACCAGACGTCGGGCCTGGCGATCGCCCAGACTATTTTGAGCGGGGTGGATGGCATTGCCTTTTGCCAGCTCAACCAGGCCGACGTGGTGCGACATCCGCTGGTGCAGCGAATTGTGGCGGCCTACGAAACCTATGAAGCCAAGCCCAGGCGCGGCACCAGGCCCTAG
- a CDS encoding 6-carboxytetrahydropterin synthase, with amino-acid sequence MKCIINRRAQFSASHRYWLNELSPAENVQRFGPCTNAPGHGHNYVLYVSMEGDLDEYGMVLNLSDVKHVIKQEVTSQLDFAYLNDVWPEFEQTLPTTEYLAKVIWDRLAPHLPIVNIQLFEHPELWSDYSGNAMEAFLTVSTHFSAAHRLASPRLSYEENCEIYGKCARPHGHGHNYHLEVTVQGQIDPRTGMLVDLAALQAAIDEHVVEPFDHTFLNKDIPYFAEVVPTAENIAVHIRDLLQGPIAALGARLHKVKLIESPNNSAEVYAAVPQQAAGTVATPQFATV; translated from the coding sequence ATGAAATGCATCATCAATCGCCGGGCGCAGTTTTCGGCCAGCCACCGCTACTGGCTGAATGAACTCAGCCCAGCAGAAAACGTTCAGCGGTTTGGCCCCTGCACCAATGCCCCGGGTCACGGACACAACTACGTCCTCTACGTCTCCATGGAGGGCGACCTGGATGAGTACGGCATGGTGCTCAACCTGTCCGACGTCAAGCACGTGATCAAACAAGAAGTCACCAGCCAGCTCGACTTCGCCTACCTCAACGATGTCTGGCCCGAATTTGAGCAAACCCTACCCACCACCGAATACCTGGCCAAGGTGATCTGGGACCGCCTCGCCCCCCACCTGCCCATCGTCAACATTCAGCTTTTCGAGCATCCCGAACTCTGGTCCGACTACTCAGGTAACGCCATGGAAGCTTTTCTCACCGTCAGCACCCACTTCAGCGCCGCCCACCGGCTGGCCTCGCCCCGGCTCAGCTACGAAGAAAACTGCGAAATCTACGGCAAATGCGCCCGCCCCCACGGCCACGGCCACAACTACCACCTCGAAGTCACCGTCCAGGGCCAGATCGACCCGCGCACCGGCATGCTGGTGGATCTGGCTGCCCTCCAGGCCGCCATTGACGAGCACGTGGTCGAGCCCTTCGACCACACCTTCCTCAATAAAGACATTCCCTACTTTGCCGAGGTGGTGCCCACCGCCGAAAACATCGCCGTCCACATTCGCGACCTGCTGCAGGGCCCGATCGCAGCCCTCGGGGCCCGCCTGCACAAGGTGAAGCTGATCGAAAGCCCCAACAACTCTGCCGAAGTCTACGCCGCCGTGCCCCAGCAAGCAGCAGGAACCGTGGCAACCCCCCAGTTCGCCACGGTTTAG
- a CDS encoding MGH1-like glycoside hydrolase domain-containing protein: MTAEAQRMAADRDRTSYWRRWGPYLSERQWGTVREDYSPDGSAWDYFPHDHARSRAYRWGEDGLGGISDNHQRLCFAIALWNGKDPILKERVFGLSGPEGNHGEDPKDYYFYLDNTPSHAHMRYLYKYPQRAFPYDQVRQENQNRDYYAPEFELLETGIFDQNEYFDVFVDYAKATDEDILVQIRVVNRADHGAELHLLPTLWFRNTWSWFEDVPKPHLKRIDNVGGAAAVEASHPELGQRWLYCQGAETLLFTENETNKQRLFVVENPSPYVKDGINDYIVQGRQDAVNPAQAGTKVSPHYHCRLGAGEQWVVRLRLSDQGPQACPEPFGQNFDGILHQRYVEANEFYDQLLPGRCSEDARNVQRQAFAGLLWTKQFYHYVIEDWLKGDPTQPAPHRPNPRNEEWPHLYNDDIISMPDKWEFPWYAVWDSAFHVVPLALIDPDFAKRQMDVFTREWYLHPNGQMPAYEWHFSDVNPPVHAWGTWQVYQIEKAVHGQGDRLFLERVFQKLLLNFTWWVNRRDNNGNNIFQGGFLGLDNIGIFDRSSELPTGGYLEQSDGTSWMAMYCLNMLEMALELAETNPAYEDIASKFFEHFLHIADAMNHMGDGDVHLWDEQDQFFYDVLHTPDDQRHPMRVRSMVGLIPLYATAVLKAETFERFPDFTRRFQWFVKNRPALQENIGSLTAKGKEGATLLAIVSPDRLRAILQRMLDEGEFLSDYGVRSLSRAHADHPYTFDVNGETHKVGYEAAESASNMFGGNSNWRGPVWFPVNYLLIDSLRIFHDFLGDGFTVEFPSGSGQRCDLNTVADELSQRLITIFLRNEAGNRAVHGGYRTFQADPHWRDLILFYEYFNGDNGAGVGANHQTGWTGLVAALIYQCTQMAEAKRSQGQCSVVSPERDLVSR, translated from the coding sequence ATGACGGCGGAAGCGCAACGTATGGCAGCCGATCGCGATCGCACATCCTACTGGCGGCGCTGGGGCCCCTACCTGAGTGAGCGCCAGTGGGGCACCGTGCGCGAGGACTACAGCCCCGATGGATCCGCCTGGGATTACTTTCCCCATGACCACGCCCGCTCCCGGGCCTACCGCTGGGGCGAAGATGGCCTCGGCGGCATCTCCGACAACCACCAGCGGCTGTGCTTTGCGATCGCCCTGTGGAACGGCAAAGATCCAATCCTGAAAGAGCGCGTCTTTGGCCTCAGCGGCCCCGAGGGCAACCACGGCGAAGACCCCAAGGACTACTACTTTTACCTGGACAACACCCCCTCCCACGCCCACATGCGGTACCTCTACAAGTACCCCCAGCGGGCGTTTCCCTACGACCAGGTGCGGCAGGAGAACCAAAACCGGGACTACTACGCCCCCGAGTTTGAGCTGCTGGAAACCGGCATTTTTGATCAGAACGAATACTTTGACGTGTTCGTGGACTACGCCAAGGCTACCGATGAGGATATTTTGGTCCAAATTCGGGTAGTGAACCGGGCCGACCACGGGGCGGAGTTGCACCTGCTGCCCACCCTGTGGTTTCGCAACACCTGGAGCTGGTTTGAGGACGTTCCCAAGCCCCACCTGAAGCGCATTGACAATGTCGGCGGGGCTGCCGCCGTGGAGGCCTCCCACCCGGAACTGGGGCAGCGCTGGCTCTACTGCCAGGGGGCCGAAACCCTGCTATTCACCGAAAACGAGACCAACAAACAGCGGCTGTTTGTGGTCGAAAACCCCAGCCCCTACGTCAAAGACGGCATCAACGACTACATCGTCCAGGGTCGCCAGGACGCCGTGAACCCGGCCCAGGCGGGCACGAAGGTGTCGCCCCACTACCACTGCCGCCTGGGGGCGGGGGAGCAGTGGGTGGTGCGGCTACGGCTGAGCGACCAGGGACCCCAGGCCTGCCCGGAGCCCTTCGGCCAGAATTTTGATGGCATCCTGCACCAGCGCTACGTGGAGGCCAACGAATTCTACGACCAGCTGCTGCCGGGGCGCTGCTCGGAGGATGCCCGCAATGTGCAGCGCCAGGCCTTTGCCGGGCTGCTGTGGACCAAGCAGTTTTACCACTATGTGATCGAGGACTGGCTGAAGGGCGACCCCACCCAGCCCGCGCCCCATCGGCCCAACCCGCGCAACGAGGAGTGGCCCCACCTCTACAACGACGACATTATCTCCATGCCCGACAAGTGGGAGTTTCCCTGGTACGCGGTGTGGGATTCGGCCTTCCACGTGGTGCCCCTGGCGCTGATCGACCCTGACTTTGCCAAGCGCCAGATGGATGTGTTTACCCGGGAGTGGTACCTGCACCCCAACGGCCAGATGCCCGCCTACGAGTGGCACTTCAGCGATGTCAACCCGCCGGTGCACGCCTGGGGCACCTGGCAGGTGTACCAGATCGAAAAGGCGGTGCACGGCCAGGGCGATCGCCTGTTTCTGGAGCGGGTGTTCCAAAAGCTGCTGCTGAACTTTACCTGGTGGGTGAACCGCCGCGACAACAACGGCAACAACATTTTCCAGGGCGGCTTTTTGGGCCTCGACAACATCGGCATTTTTGATCGCAGTTCTGAATTACCCACGGGGGGCTACCTGGAGCAGTCCGACGGCACCAGCTGGATGGCCATGTACTGCCTCAATATGCTGGAGATGGCCCTGGAGCTAGCTGAGACCAACCCCGCCTACGAGGACATTGCCAGCAAGTTCTTCGAGCACTTCCTCCACATTGCCGATGCCATGAACCACATGGGCGATGGCGATGTGCATCTGTGGGACGAGCAGGACCAGTTTTTCTACGACGTGCTGCATACCCCCGACGACCAGCGCCACCCCATGCGGGTGCGCTCCATGGTGGGGCTGATCCCGCTGTACGCTACGGCGGTGCTCAAGGCCGAAACCTTTGAGCGCTTCCCCGACTTCACCCGCCGGTTCCAGTGGTTTGTCAAAAACCGCCCGGCGCTCCAGGAGAATATCGGCTCCCTCACCGCCAAGGGCAAGGAGGGGGCAACCCTGCTGGCCATCGTTAGCCCCGATCGCCTGCGGGCCATCCTCCAGCGCATGCTGGACGAGGGGGAATTTTTAAGCGACTACGGGGTGCGATCGCTCTCCCGCGCCCACGCTGATCACCCCTACACCTTTGACGTCAACGGCGAAACCCACAAAGTGGGCTACGAGGCCGCCGAATCTGCCAGCAATATGTTTGGCGGCAACAGCAACTGGCGCGGCCCGGTGTGGTTCCCGGTCAATTACCTGCTGATCGACTCGCTGCGGATTTTCCACGACTTTTTGGGCGACGGCTTCACCGTGGAGTTTCCCTCTGGGTCTGGCCAGCGGTGCGACCTCAACACCGTGGCCGATGAGCTGTCCCAACGGCTGATCACCATCTTCCTGCGCAACGAGGCGGGCAACCGGGCCGTCCACGGCGGCTACCGCACGTTCCAGGCGGATCCCCACTGGCGCGACCTGATTTTGTTCTACGAATACTTCAACGGCGACAACGGCGCGGGGGTGGGGGCCAACCACCAGACCGGCTGGACGGGCCTGGTGGCGGCGCTGATTTACCAGTGCACCCAGATGGCCGAGGCCAAGCGCAGCCAGGGTCAGTGTTCTGTGGTGTCGCCGGAGCGCGATCTGGTGTCGAGGTAG
- the ybaK gene encoding Cys-tRNA(Pro) deacylase, whose translation MSKPVKTNAARLLDRLKLPYELLEYEVDPDDLAAESTAEKLGLPPEQVFKTLVARGDRTGVCLAVIPGNAQLDLKALAALAGDRKTETVPLKEVQPLTGYIRGGVTALGTKKAYPVYMDESILTFDTVAVSAGKRGLMLWLTPQDYLTATEGQVGAIARYSP comes from the coding sequence GTGAGCAAACCCGTTAAGACCAACGCCGCCCGCCTGCTGGATCGCCTCAAGCTGCCCTACGAGCTGCTGGAGTACGAGGTGGATCCTGATGACCTGGCGGCGGAGAGTACCGCCGAGAAACTGGGCCTGCCGCCGGAGCAGGTGTTTAAGACCCTGGTGGCCAGGGGCGATCGCACCGGGGTCTGCCTCGCCGTTATCCCCGGCAATGCCCAGCTGGATCTCAAAGCCCTGGCGGCATTGGCAGGCGATCGCAAAACCGAAACCGTTCCCCTCAAAGAAGTACAGCCCCTCACCGGCTACATTCGCGGCGGCGTCACCGCCCTGGGCACCAAAAAAGCCTACCCCGTCTACATGGATGAGTCGATCCTCACCTTCGACACCGTCGCTGTCTCCGCTGGCAAACGCGGGCTAATGCTGTGGCTCACCCCCCAGGACTATCTGACGGCCACCGAGGGGCAGGTAGGAGCGATTGCCCGATATAGTCCCTAA
- a CDS encoding glutamine synthetase III: MSGNELRAQAIASIACRPKVPVSTPGRLEDLWAKDVFSLSKMQECLPKSVFKSLQKTITTGAPLDMSVADVVAVAMKDWAISKGALYYSHMFYPLTNATAEKHDGFISVQSDGSVISEFSGKVLVQGEPDGSSFPNGGIRSTFEARGYTAWDVTSPAFVMETENGVTLCIPTVFVSWTGEALDKKTPLLRSNAAMSKAATRVLKLLGHTEVAPVNSSCGAEQEYFLVDASFATVRPDLLLAGRTLFGKFPAKGQQFDDHYFGAIPERVQVFMQDVEEKLYRLGIPAKTRHNEVAPGQFEIAPFFEAANVASDHQQLIMTVLRNTAKKHGFLCLLHEKPFAGINGSGKHVNWSVSNSTQGNLLDPGDTPHENAQFLVFCGAVIRGVHKYGPLLRAVIASASNDHRLGANEAPPAIISIYLGSQLQDVFDQIASGEVKGCLAKGEMDLGVDTLPKFTKDAGDRNRTSPFAFTGNRFEFRAVGSGQSVAGPLVAMNTILADSLDWVADQLEAKLGAGLELNVAIHDVLRDIIRDHGKVVFNGNGYSTEWHEMAVNERGLANLRTTADALPVLREQYIEDLFVKEKVLSPVELGSRFEAYSEQYIQHIEVEAKLVVSMAKTIIYPAAMRYMGELTQTMTSLSGMGIEFSNESVVKIADLTKSMMASVSNLEDMMTKHFMSVEEHMQFCAQTLRPLMDQVREYADALEGEVADDLWPLPTYQEMLFIK, translated from the coding sequence ATGAGTGGAAATGAGTTGCGCGCCCAAGCTATTGCCAGTATTGCTTGTCGCCCCAAGGTACCCGTCAGCACCCCAGGGCGGCTAGAAGATCTGTGGGCGAAGGATGTCTTTAGCCTCAGTAAAATGCAGGAGTGCCTGCCCAAGTCGGTGTTCAAGTCGCTGCAAAAAACGATTACCACTGGCGCACCCCTCGATATGTCGGTAGCCGACGTGGTAGCGGTAGCGATGAAAGACTGGGCGATTTCTAAGGGGGCGCTCTACTACTCCCACATGTTCTACCCACTGACCAACGCCACCGCCGAAAAGCACGACGGCTTTATCTCGGTGCAGAGCGATGGATCGGTGATTTCAGAATTCTCCGGCAAGGTGCTGGTGCAGGGGGAGCCCGATGGTTCCAGCTTCCCCAACGGCGGCATTCGCTCCACTTTTGAGGCCCGGGGCTATACCGCCTGGGATGTGACCAGCCCCGCCTTTGTGATGGAGACCGAAAACGGCGTCACCCTCTGCATTCCTACCGTGTTTGTCTCCTGGACTGGTGAAGCCCTGGACAAAAAAACCCCGCTGCTGCGCTCCAACGCCGCCATGAGCAAGGCTGCTACCCGCGTGCTCAAGCTGCTGGGCCACACCGAGGTGGCTCCGGTCAACTCCAGCTGCGGCGCTGAGCAGGAATACTTCCTGGTCGATGCCAGCTTTGCCACCGTGCGCCCCGACCTGCTGCTGGCGGGCCGCACCCTGTTTGGCAAATTCCCGGCCAAGGGTCAGCAGTTTGATGACCACTACTTTGGGGCCATCCCCGAGCGGGTGCAGGTGTTCATGCAGGATGTGGAGGAAAAGCTCTATCGCCTGGGCATTCCGGCCAAAACCCGCCACAACGAAGTGGCCCCTGGCCAGTTTGAAATTGCCCCCTTCTTTGAGGCCGCCAACGTGGCCAGCGACCACCAGCAGCTGATCATGACCGTGCTGCGCAACACCGCCAAAAAGCACGGCTTTCTCTGCCTGCTGCACGAAAAGCCCTTTGCGGGCATCAACGGCTCCGGCAAGCACGTCAACTGGTCGGTGAGCAACAGCACCCAGGGCAACCTGCTCGACCCCGGCGACACCCCCCACGAAAACGCCCAGTTCCTGGTGTTCTGCGGCGCGGTGATTCGCGGCGTCCACAAGTACGGGCCGCTGCTGCGGGCGGTGATTGCCAGCGCCAGCAATGACCACCGCCTGGGGGCCAACGAAGCTCCCCCGGCGATCATTTCGATCTACTTAGGCAGCCAGCTCCAGGATGTATTTGACCAGATCGCCAGCGGCGAGGTGAAGGGCTGTCTGGCCAAGGGCGAGATGGATTTGGGGGTCGATACTCTACCGAAATTTACCAAGGACGCGGGCGATCGCAACCGCACCTCCCCCTTCGCCTTCACCGGCAACCGCTTTGAGTTCCGCGCGGTGGGCTCGGGCCAGTCGGTGGCCGGGCCGCTGGTGGCCATGAACACCATCCTGGCCGACTCCCTCGACTGGGTGGCCGACCAGCTCGAGGCCAAGCTGGGGGCAGGCCTCGAGCTGAACGTGGCCATCCACGACGTGCTGCGGGACATCATCCGCGACCACGGCAAGGTGGTGTTTAACGGCAACGGCTACTCCACCGAGTGGCACGAGATGGCCGTCAACGAGCGCGGGTTGGCCAACCTGCGCACCACCGCCGACGCCCTGCCCGTGCTGCGGGAGCAGTACATCGAGGACCTGTTCGTTAAAGAAAAGGTGCTCAGCCCGGTGGAATTGGGCAGCCGCTTTGAGGCCTACTCCGAGCAGTACATCCAGCACATCGAGGTGGAGGCCAAGCTGGTCGTCAGCATGGCCAAGACCATCATCTACCCCGCCGCTATGCGCTACATGGGCGAGCTGACCCAAACCATGACCAGCCTCAGCGGCATGGGGATTGAGTTTAGCAACGAGAGCGTGGTCAAGATTGCCGACCTCACCAAGTCAATGATGGCCTCGGTGAGTAACTTGGAAGACATGATGACCAAGCACTTCATGTCGGTGGAGGAGCACATGCAGTTCTGTGCCCAGACCCTGCGTCCCCTGATGGATCAGGTGCGCGAGTACGCTGACGCCCTGGAGGGCGAAGTGGCTGACGACCTCTGGCCCCTGCCCACCTACCAGGAGATGCTGTTTATCAAGTAG